The following coding sequences are from one Culex quinquefasciatus strain JHB chromosome 1, VPISU_Cqui_1.0_pri_paternal, whole genome shotgun sequence window:
- the LOC6042731 gene encoding uncharacterized protein LOC6042731 isoform X6: MSYSNGTAGQLNTGPAPPPSTPRQPQPGRPQSYAATSALYTSKDSADRLLWEMRAANRTPNTTPVSTVLNSPDLTDLDTKMRYQHSTLMQHHQIKVGRSPVGSGGNNDSNGSTNPSSPTAIRGSGGGGGGAGHRPEAGFSSFSLLSDGEMVVFDDIDVMGGGGGGSWRMAATERDILGSSPVPSENENSCASSGGGGDERNYYDVDSSKIQRIIGGLTIAEYEGSPRRFGNIDRDEVEPGGATGGGSGKIGGMPRPGFPKRVISPCMSDAKGVDPQQSSELIDLNDDGSEPGRGLLLSNRISDSLSADLNGLSGHGQSDNVTDYGRLYSSMPILEDGLSSGHASDTENNLPPPGSGISIVMDHHQQPAPQQVPPPGSVDEEPVEPECDHPYISSIQRAAEQQQQQLDSSDEVQEAIKDIKAALQMTKILPSTEGTSVLDLDGQDGPSSTSPVWVPRSYSKSRESIDSDQPAKLLSADEEEADTDLETDRLLGQQRLDDHGFGDDKSWTERPKIRSVRSPSVNLISKNHTAIRAGVGTQLSAESPVNNVGITNVYGNGGSVPLGTGAEEDATTQPLPASAEKSPAVKNDQDKTGLLDPAVLIEGVLFRARYLGSTQLVCEGQPTKSTRMMQAEEAVSRIKALAPEGESQPSTEVDLFISTEKIMVLNTDLKEIMMDHALRTISYIADIGDLVVLMARRRFVPQDADPGDPALTSSNPPPPTPTAADNGASPPKSKSLPRGNRTPKMICHVFESEEAQFIAQSIGQAFQVAYMEFLKANGIEDHSFMKEMDYQEVLNSQEIFGDELEIFAKKELQKEVVVPKAKGEILGVVIVESGWGSMLPTVVIANLASSGAAARCGQLNIGDQIIAINGLSLVGLPLSTCQSYIKNAKNQTAVKFTVVPCAPVVEVRIKRPNTKYQLGFSVQNGVICSLLRGGIAERGGVRVGHRIIEINNQSVVAVPHEKIVNLLATSVGEIHMKTMPTSMFRLLTGQENPIYI, encoded by the exons ATGTCCTACTCGAACGGAACGGCCGGCCAGCTCAACACGGGACCAGCGCCACCGCCCAGCACTCCCCGCCAGCCGCAGCCAGGCCGACCGCAGAGCTATGCCGCCACTAGCGCCCTCTACACCAGCAAGGACTCGGCGGACCGGTTGCTGTGGGAGATGCGCGCTGCCAACCGGACGCCCAACACCACCCCGGTCAGCACGGTTCTGAACTCACCCGATCTGACCGATCTGGACACGAAGATGCGCTACCAGCACAGCACGCTGATGCAGCATCACCAGATAAAGGTGGGCCGCAGCCCGGTCGGCAGCGGCGGCAACAACGACAGCAACGGCTCGACCAATCCGTCGAGTCCGACGGCGATCCGGGGTTccgggggaggaggaggaggagcaggtCACCGACCGGAAGCCGGCTTTTCCTCCTTTTCGCTGCTGTCCGACGGCGAAATGGTTGTCTTTGACGATATTGATGTGatgggtggcggcggcggcggaagCTGGCGGATGGCCGCAACGGAGCGGGACATTCTGGGCAGTTCACCGGTGCCTTCGGAGAATGAAAACAGCTGTGCTTCCAGCGGCGGGGGAGGGGACGAGCGGAACTACTACGATGTAGATAGCAGTAAAATTCAGCGGATTATCGGAGGACTGACGATCGCCGAGTACGAGGGATCGCCGAGGAGGTTCGGGAACATTGATCGGGATGAGGTGGAGCCCGGGGGAGCCACCGGAGGTGGTAGCGGGAAGATCGGTGGAATGCCAAGGCCTGGCTTTCCGAAG CGCGTCATATCCCCGTGCATGTCCGACGCCAAGGGCGTCGACCCGCAGCAGTCCTCGGAGCTGATCGACCTGAACGACGACGGTAGCGAACCCGGCCGGGGACTGCTCCTCTCCAACCGCATCAGCGACA GCCTCTCCGCCGACCTGAACGGCCTGTCCGGCCACGGCCAGAGCGACAACGTGACCGACTATGGTCGCCTGTACAGCAGCATGCCAATCCTGGAGGACGGTCTGTCCAGCGGGCACGCTTCCGACACCGAGAACAATCTACCTCCGCCCGGGTCGGGGATCTCGATCGTCATGGACCACCACCAACAACCGGCGCCGCAGCAGGTTCCGCCTCCCGGATCGGTAGACGAAGAACCGGTGGAGCCGGAGTGCGACCATCCGTACATTTCTTCCATTCAGAGGGCGGCggaacagcagcaacaacagctgGATTCCAGCGATGAGGTGCAGGAAGCCATCAAGGACATCAAAGCCGCACtgcaaatgaccaaaatactgCCTTCTACCGAGGGAACCTCGGTGCTCGACCTGGACGGACAGGATGGGCCGAGTTCGACGTCACCCGTGTGGGTTCCGAG ATCGTACAGCAAGTCCCGGGAAAGCATAGACTCGGACCAACCTGCAAAGTTGCTTAGTGCCGACGAGGAGGAAGCCGACACCGACCTGGAGACGGACCGTCTGCTGGGTCAGCAACGGCTGGACGATCACGGGTTCGGGGACGACAAG AGCTGGACGGAACGGCCCAAGATTCGCTCGGTCCGGTCGCCGTCGGTGAACCTGATCAGCAAGAACCACACCGCGATCCGGGCCGGCGTCGGGACGCAGCTGTCGGCGGAATCGCCGGTCAACAACGTCGGCATCACCAACGTGTACGGCAACGGTGGAAGCGTTCCGCTCGGAACCGGAGCGGAAGAGGACGCGACGACCCAGCCACTGCCGGCCAGCGCCGAAAAGAGTCCGGCGGTCAAGAAT GATCAGGACAAAA CAGGCCTCTTGGATCCGGCAGTCCTGATCGAGGGCGTTCTCTTCCGGGCCCGCTACCTCGGCTCGACCCAGCTCGTTTGCGAGGGTCAACCCACCAAGTCGACCCGCATGATGCAAGCCGAGGAGGCCGTTTCGAGGATCAAG GCTTTG GCCCCGGAAGGTGAATCCCAGCCGAGTACCGAGGTCGACCTGTTCATTTCGACCGAGAAGATCATGGTGCTGAACACGGACCTGAAGGAGATCATGATGGACCACGCGTTGCGGACGATCTCGTACATCGCGGACATTGGCGACCTGGTGGTGCTGATGGCGCGGAGACGGTTCGTGCCGCAGGACGCCGATCCCGGCGATCCGGCGTTGACCAGTTCGAACCCGCCACCGCCTACGCCTACGGCAGCAGACAACGGTGCAAGTCCGCCGAAAAGCAAGTCGTTGCCGCGGGGTAACCGAACGCCCAAGATGATCTGTCACGTGTTCGAGAGCGAGGAGGCCCAGTTCATCGCGCAATCGATCGGGCAGGCCTTCCAGGTGGCGTACATGGAATTTCTGAAGGCGAACGGAATTGAGGATCACAGCTTTATGAAGGAGATGGACTACCAGGAGGTGCTCAACAGTCAGGAGATCTTCGGCGATGAGCTGGAGATCTTCGCCAAGAAGGAGCTGCAGAAGGAGGTTGTGGTGCCGAAGGCGAAGGGAGAGATTCTCGGAGTTGTGATCGTGGAGTCGGGCTGGGGATCGATGCTGCCGACGGTGGTGATTGCGAATCTGGCCTCGTCGGGGGCGGCTGCCCGCTGCGGGCAGCTCAACATTGGCGATCAGATCATCGCGATCAACGGGCTGAGCTTGGTGGGTCTGCCGCTGTCGACGTGCCAGAGCTACATCAAGAACGCCAAGAATCAGACGGCGGTAAAGTTTACGGTGGTGCCGTGTGCGCCGGTGGTGGAGGTTCGGATCAAGCGGCCGAACACCAAGTACCAGCTGGGCTTCAGCGTGCAGAACGGAGTG ATCTGCAGTTTGCTGCGCGGAGGAATCGCCGAACGGGGTGGAGTGCGCGTTGGCCACCGGATCATCGAAATCAACAACCAAAGTGTAGTGGCGGTTCCGCACGAAAAGATCGTCAACCTGCTGGCGACGTCGGTGGGCGAG ATTCACATGAAAACAATGCCGACGTCGATGTTCCGGTTGCTAACAGGCCAGGAGAATCCGATTTACATCTAA
- the LOC6042731 gene encoding uncharacterized protein LOC6042731 isoform X2: MSYSNGTAGQLNTGPAPPPSTPRQPQPGRPQSYAATSALYTSKDSADRLLWEMRAANRTPNTTPVSTVLNSPDLTDLDTKMRYQHSTLMQHHQIKVGRSPVGSGGNNDSNGSTNPSSPTAIRGSGGGGGGAGHRPEAGFSSFSLLSDGEMVVFDDIDVMGGGGGGSWRMAATERDILGSSPVPSENENSCASSGGGGDERNYYDVDSSKIQRIIGGLTIAEYEGSPRRFGNIDRDEVEPGGATGGGSGKIGGMPRPGFPKRVISPCMSDAKGVDPQQSSELIDLNDDGSEPGRGLLLSNRISDSKFNLATYVDYFGSVVGSELAPTDDLDPNNQTPTNVLLTSDEGNDGGGDGRRPDDDDYFFSYSTNRNAQNNSYVGHRLATRRGSLERSESDERQQEEDSDATVANNYPYYQKYSNQHYHYTGSVAPQPETHNQQQQQRYYHSHHAHYHGYGSNTGGGDSQDIELYIDSGSRSESELEQQQYKQHMHQQMQQQHQHSQIDSKLRNFTLSPETTDYDSNCGDLDSEVSLRYIGNEYGLSADLNGLSGHGQSDNVTDYGRLYSSMPILEDGLSSGHASDTENNLPPPGSGISIVMDHHQQPAPQQVPPPGSVDEEPVEPECDHPYISSIQRAAEQQQQQLDSSDEVQEAIKDIKAALQMTKILPSTEGTSVLDLDGQDGPSSTSPVWVPRSYSKSRESIDSDQPAKLLSADEEEADTDLETDRLLGQQRLDDHGFGDDKSWTERPKIRSVRSPSVNLISKNHTAIRAGVGTQLSAESPVNNVGITNVYGNGGSVPLGTGAEEDATTQPLPASAEKSPAVKNDQDKTGLLDPAVLIEGVLFRARYLGSTQLVCEGQPTKSTRMMQAEEAVSRIKAPEGESQPSTEVDLFISTEKIMVLNTDLKEIMMDHALRTISYIADIGDLVVLMARRRFVPQDADPGDPALTSSNPPPPTPTAADNGASPPKSKSLPRGNRTPKMICHVFESEEAQFIAQSIGQAFQVAYMEFLKANGIEDHSFMKEMDYQEVLNSQEIFGDELEIFAKKELQKEVVVPKAKGEILGVVIVESGWGSMLPTVVIANLASSGAAARCGQLNIGDQIIAINGLSLVGLPLSTCQSYIKNAKNQTAVKFTVVPCAPVVEVRIKRPNTKYQLGFSVQNGVICSLLRGGIAERGGVRVGHRIIEINNQSVVAVPHEKIVNLLATSVGEIHMKTMPTSMFRLLTGQENPIYI, from the exons ATGTCCTACTCGAACGGAACGGCCGGCCAGCTCAACACGGGACCAGCGCCACCGCCCAGCACTCCCCGCCAGCCGCAGCCAGGCCGACCGCAGAGCTATGCCGCCACTAGCGCCCTCTACACCAGCAAGGACTCGGCGGACCGGTTGCTGTGGGAGATGCGCGCTGCCAACCGGACGCCCAACACCACCCCGGTCAGCACGGTTCTGAACTCACCCGATCTGACCGATCTGGACACGAAGATGCGCTACCAGCACAGCACGCTGATGCAGCATCACCAGATAAAGGTGGGCCGCAGCCCGGTCGGCAGCGGCGGCAACAACGACAGCAACGGCTCGACCAATCCGTCGAGTCCGACGGCGATCCGGGGTTccgggggaggaggaggaggagcaggtCACCGACCGGAAGCCGGCTTTTCCTCCTTTTCGCTGCTGTCCGACGGCGAAATGGTTGTCTTTGACGATATTGATGTGatgggtggcggcggcggcggaagCTGGCGGATGGCCGCAACGGAGCGGGACATTCTGGGCAGTTCACCGGTGCCTTCGGAGAATGAAAACAGCTGTGCTTCCAGCGGCGGGGGAGGGGACGAGCGGAACTACTACGATGTAGATAGCAGTAAAATTCAGCGGATTATCGGAGGACTGACGATCGCCGAGTACGAGGGATCGCCGAGGAGGTTCGGGAACATTGATCGGGATGAGGTGGAGCCCGGGGGAGCCACCGGAGGTGGTAGCGGGAAGATCGGTGGAATGCCAAGGCCTGGCTTTCCGAAG CGCGTCATATCCCCGTGCATGTCCGACGCCAAGGGCGTCGACCCGCAGCAGTCCTCGGAGCTGATCGACCTGAACGACGACGGTAGCGAACCCGGCCGGGGACTGCTCCTCTCCAACCGCATCAGCGACAGTAAGTTCAACCTGGCGACGTACGTCGACTACTTCGGATCCGTCGTTGGCAGCGAACTAGCGCCGACGGACGACCTGGACCCGAATAACCAAACCCCAACCAATGTTCTACTAACCAGTGACGAAGGTAACGACGGTGGTGGTGACGGTAGACGACCAGACGACGATGACTACTTTTTCTCGTACTCTACGAACCGTAACGCACAAAACAACTCGTACGTAGGGCACCGGCTTGCAACGCGTCGCGGCAGCCTGGAACGGTCCGAATCCGACGAAAGACAGCAGGAGGAAGACTCGGACGCAACCGTCGCCAACAACTACCCGTACTACCAAAAGTACAGCAACCAGCACTATCATTACACCGGAAGTGTAGCGCCACAACCGGAAACGCAcaatcagcagcagcaacaacgctACTATCATTCCCATCACGCTCACTATCACGGTTACGGTTCTAACACGGGTGGCGGGGACTCGCAGGACATTGAGCTGTACATAGATTCCGGCAGTCGTAGCGAGTCGGAGCTGGAACAGCAGCAATATAAACAGCACATGCATCAACagatgcagcagcagcaccagcattCCCAGATAGATAGTAAATTGAGGAATTTTACCCTTTCGCCGGAAACGACCGACTACGACTCCAACTGTGGCGATCTGGACTCGGAAGTGTCGCTGCGGTACATCGGGAACGAATATG GCCTCTCCGCCGACCTGAACGGCCTGTCCGGCCACGGCCAGAGCGACAACGTGACCGACTATGGTCGCCTGTACAGCAGCATGCCAATCCTGGAGGACGGTCTGTCCAGCGGGCACGCTTCCGACACCGAGAACAATCTACCTCCGCCCGGGTCGGGGATCTCGATCGTCATGGACCACCACCAACAACCGGCGCCGCAGCAGGTTCCGCCTCCCGGATCGGTAGACGAAGAACCGGTGGAGCCGGAGTGCGACCATCCGTACATTTCTTCCATTCAGAGGGCGGCggaacagcagcaacaacagctgGATTCCAGCGATGAGGTGCAGGAAGCCATCAAGGACATCAAAGCCGCACtgcaaatgaccaaaatactgCCTTCTACCGAGGGAACCTCGGTGCTCGACCTGGACGGACAGGATGGGCCGAGTTCGACGTCACCCGTGTGGGTTCCGAG ATCGTACAGCAAGTCCCGGGAAAGCATAGACTCGGACCAACCTGCAAAGTTGCTTAGTGCCGACGAGGAGGAAGCCGACACCGACCTGGAGACGGACCGTCTGCTGGGTCAGCAACGGCTGGACGATCACGGGTTCGGGGACGACAAG AGCTGGACGGAACGGCCCAAGATTCGCTCGGTCCGGTCGCCGTCGGTGAACCTGATCAGCAAGAACCACACCGCGATCCGGGCCGGCGTCGGGACGCAGCTGTCGGCGGAATCGCCGGTCAACAACGTCGGCATCACCAACGTGTACGGCAACGGTGGAAGCGTTCCGCTCGGAACCGGAGCGGAAGAGGACGCGACGACCCAGCCACTGCCGGCCAGCGCCGAAAAGAGTCCGGCGGTCAAGAAT GATCAGGACAAAA CAGGCCTCTTGGATCCGGCAGTCCTGATCGAGGGCGTTCTCTTCCGGGCCCGCTACCTCGGCTCGACCCAGCTCGTTTGCGAGGGTCAACCCACCAAGTCGACCCGCATGATGCAAGCCGAGGAGGCCGTTTCGAGGATCAAG GCCCCGGAAGGTGAATCCCAGCCGAGTACCGAGGTCGACCTGTTCATTTCGACCGAGAAGATCATGGTGCTGAACACGGACCTGAAGGAGATCATGATGGACCACGCGTTGCGGACGATCTCGTACATCGCGGACATTGGCGACCTGGTGGTGCTGATGGCGCGGAGACGGTTCGTGCCGCAGGACGCCGATCCCGGCGATCCGGCGTTGACCAGTTCGAACCCGCCACCGCCTACGCCTACGGCAGCAGACAACGGTGCAAGTCCGCCGAAAAGCAAGTCGTTGCCGCGGGGTAACCGAACGCCCAAGATGATCTGTCACGTGTTCGAGAGCGAGGAGGCCCAGTTCATCGCGCAATCGATCGGGCAGGCCTTCCAGGTGGCGTACATGGAATTTCTGAAGGCGAACGGAATTGAGGATCACAGCTTTATGAAGGAGATGGACTACCAGGAGGTGCTCAACAGTCAGGAGATCTTCGGCGATGAGCTGGAGATCTTCGCCAAGAAGGAGCTGCAGAAGGAGGTTGTGGTGCCGAAGGCGAAGGGAGAGATTCTCGGAGTTGTGATCGTGGAGTCGGGCTGGGGATCGATGCTGCCGACGGTGGTGATTGCGAATCTGGCCTCGTCGGGGGCGGCTGCCCGCTGCGGGCAGCTCAACATTGGCGATCAGATCATCGCGATCAACGGGCTGAGCTTGGTGGGTCTGCCGCTGTCGACGTGCCAGAGCTACATCAAGAACGCCAAGAATCAGACGGCGGTAAAGTTTACGGTGGTGCCGTGTGCGCCGGTGGTGGAGGTTCGGATCAAGCGGCCGAACACCAAGTACCAGCTGGGCTTCAGCGTGCAGAACGGAGTG ATCTGCAGTTTGCTGCGCGGAGGAATCGCCGAACGGGGTGGAGTGCGCGTTGGCCACCGGATCATCGAAATCAACAACCAAAGTGTAGTGGCGGTTCCGCACGAAAAGATCGTCAACCTGCTGGCGACGTCGGTGGGCGAG ATTCACATGAAAACAATGCCGACGTCGATGTTCCGGTTGCTAACAGGCCAGGAGAATCCGATTTACATCTAA
- the LOC6042731 gene encoding uncharacterized protein LOC6042731 isoform X1: protein MSYSNGTAGQLNTGPAPPPSTPRQPQPGRPQSYAATSALYTSKDSADRLLWEMRAANRTPNTTPVSTVLNSPDLTDLDTKMRYQHSTLMQHHQIKVGRSPVGSGGNNDSNGSTNPSSPTAIRGSGGGGGGAGHRPEAGFSSFSLLSDGEMVVFDDIDVMGGGGGGSWRMAATERDILGSSPVPSENENSCASSGGGGDERNYYDVDSSKIQRIIGGLTIAEYEGSPRRFGNIDRDEVEPGGATGGGSGKIGGMPRPGFPKRVISPCMSDAKGVDPQQSSELIDLNDDGSEPGRGLLLSNRISDSKFNLATYVDYFGSVVGSELAPTDDLDPNNQTPTNVLLTSDEGNDGGGDGRRPDDDDYFFSYSTNRNAQNNSYVGHRLATRRGSLERSESDERQQEEDSDATVANNYPYYQKYSNQHYHYTGSVAPQPETHNQQQQQRYYHSHHAHYHGYGSNTGGGDSQDIELYIDSGSRSESELEQQQYKQHMHQQMQQQHQHSQIDSKLRNFTLSPETTDYDSNCGDLDSEVSLRYIGNEYGLSADLNGLSGHGQSDNVTDYGRLYSSMPILEDGLSSGHASDTENNLPPPGSGISIVMDHHQQPAPQQVPPPGSVDEEPVEPECDHPYISSIQRAAEQQQQQLDSSDEVQEAIKDIKAALQMTKILPSTEGTSVLDLDGQDGPSSTSPVWVPRSYSKSRESIDSDQPAKLLSADEEEADTDLETDRLLGQQRLDDHGFGDDKSWTERPKIRSVRSPSVNLISKNHTAIRAGVGTQLSAESPVNNVGITNVYGNGGSVPLGTGAEEDATTQPLPASAEKSPAVKNDQDKTGLLDPAVLIEGVLFRARYLGSTQLVCEGQPTKSTRMMQAEEAVSRIKALAPEGESQPSTEVDLFISTEKIMVLNTDLKEIMMDHALRTISYIADIGDLVVLMARRRFVPQDADPGDPALTSSNPPPPTPTAADNGASPPKSKSLPRGNRTPKMICHVFESEEAQFIAQSIGQAFQVAYMEFLKANGIEDHSFMKEMDYQEVLNSQEIFGDELEIFAKKELQKEVVVPKAKGEILGVVIVESGWGSMLPTVVIANLASSGAAARCGQLNIGDQIIAINGLSLVGLPLSTCQSYIKNAKNQTAVKFTVVPCAPVVEVRIKRPNTKYQLGFSVQNGVICSLLRGGIAERGGVRVGHRIIEINNQSVVAVPHEKIVNLLATSVGEIHMKTMPTSMFRLLTGQENPIYI from the exons ATGTCCTACTCGAACGGAACGGCCGGCCAGCTCAACACGGGACCAGCGCCACCGCCCAGCACTCCCCGCCAGCCGCAGCCAGGCCGACCGCAGAGCTATGCCGCCACTAGCGCCCTCTACACCAGCAAGGACTCGGCGGACCGGTTGCTGTGGGAGATGCGCGCTGCCAACCGGACGCCCAACACCACCCCGGTCAGCACGGTTCTGAACTCACCCGATCTGACCGATCTGGACACGAAGATGCGCTACCAGCACAGCACGCTGATGCAGCATCACCAGATAAAGGTGGGCCGCAGCCCGGTCGGCAGCGGCGGCAACAACGACAGCAACGGCTCGACCAATCCGTCGAGTCCGACGGCGATCCGGGGTTccgggggaggaggaggaggagcaggtCACCGACCGGAAGCCGGCTTTTCCTCCTTTTCGCTGCTGTCCGACGGCGAAATGGTTGTCTTTGACGATATTGATGTGatgggtggcggcggcggcggaagCTGGCGGATGGCCGCAACGGAGCGGGACATTCTGGGCAGTTCACCGGTGCCTTCGGAGAATGAAAACAGCTGTGCTTCCAGCGGCGGGGGAGGGGACGAGCGGAACTACTACGATGTAGATAGCAGTAAAATTCAGCGGATTATCGGAGGACTGACGATCGCCGAGTACGAGGGATCGCCGAGGAGGTTCGGGAACATTGATCGGGATGAGGTGGAGCCCGGGGGAGCCACCGGAGGTGGTAGCGGGAAGATCGGTGGAATGCCAAGGCCTGGCTTTCCGAAG CGCGTCATATCCCCGTGCATGTCCGACGCCAAGGGCGTCGACCCGCAGCAGTCCTCGGAGCTGATCGACCTGAACGACGACGGTAGCGAACCCGGCCGGGGACTGCTCCTCTCCAACCGCATCAGCGACAGTAAGTTCAACCTGGCGACGTACGTCGACTACTTCGGATCCGTCGTTGGCAGCGAACTAGCGCCGACGGACGACCTGGACCCGAATAACCAAACCCCAACCAATGTTCTACTAACCAGTGACGAAGGTAACGACGGTGGTGGTGACGGTAGACGACCAGACGACGATGACTACTTTTTCTCGTACTCTACGAACCGTAACGCACAAAACAACTCGTACGTAGGGCACCGGCTTGCAACGCGTCGCGGCAGCCTGGAACGGTCCGAATCCGACGAAAGACAGCAGGAGGAAGACTCGGACGCAACCGTCGCCAACAACTACCCGTACTACCAAAAGTACAGCAACCAGCACTATCATTACACCGGAAGTGTAGCGCCACAACCGGAAACGCAcaatcagcagcagcaacaacgctACTATCATTCCCATCACGCTCACTATCACGGTTACGGTTCTAACACGGGTGGCGGGGACTCGCAGGACATTGAGCTGTACATAGATTCCGGCAGTCGTAGCGAGTCGGAGCTGGAACAGCAGCAATATAAACAGCACATGCATCAACagatgcagcagcagcaccagcattCCCAGATAGATAGTAAATTGAGGAATTTTACCCTTTCGCCGGAAACGACCGACTACGACTCCAACTGTGGCGATCTGGACTCGGAAGTGTCGCTGCGGTACATCGGGAACGAATATG GCCTCTCCGCCGACCTGAACGGCCTGTCCGGCCACGGCCAGAGCGACAACGTGACCGACTATGGTCGCCTGTACAGCAGCATGCCAATCCTGGAGGACGGTCTGTCCAGCGGGCACGCTTCCGACACCGAGAACAATCTACCTCCGCCCGGGTCGGGGATCTCGATCGTCATGGACCACCACCAACAACCGGCGCCGCAGCAGGTTCCGCCTCCCGGATCGGTAGACGAAGAACCGGTGGAGCCGGAGTGCGACCATCCGTACATTTCTTCCATTCAGAGGGCGGCggaacagcagcaacaacagctgGATTCCAGCGATGAGGTGCAGGAAGCCATCAAGGACATCAAAGCCGCACtgcaaatgaccaaaatactgCCTTCTACCGAGGGAACCTCGGTGCTCGACCTGGACGGACAGGATGGGCCGAGTTCGACGTCACCCGTGTGGGTTCCGAG ATCGTACAGCAAGTCCCGGGAAAGCATAGACTCGGACCAACCTGCAAAGTTGCTTAGTGCCGACGAGGAGGAAGCCGACACCGACCTGGAGACGGACCGTCTGCTGGGTCAGCAACGGCTGGACGATCACGGGTTCGGGGACGACAAG AGCTGGACGGAACGGCCCAAGATTCGCTCGGTCCGGTCGCCGTCGGTGAACCTGATCAGCAAGAACCACACCGCGATCCGGGCCGGCGTCGGGACGCAGCTGTCGGCGGAATCGCCGGTCAACAACGTCGGCATCACCAACGTGTACGGCAACGGTGGAAGCGTTCCGCTCGGAACCGGAGCGGAAGAGGACGCGACGACCCAGCCACTGCCGGCCAGCGCCGAAAAGAGTCCGGCGGTCAAGAAT GATCAGGACAAAA CAGGCCTCTTGGATCCGGCAGTCCTGATCGAGGGCGTTCTCTTCCGGGCCCGCTACCTCGGCTCGACCCAGCTCGTTTGCGAGGGTCAACCCACCAAGTCGACCCGCATGATGCAAGCCGAGGAGGCCGTTTCGAGGATCAAG GCTTTG GCCCCGGAAGGTGAATCCCAGCCGAGTACCGAGGTCGACCTGTTCATTTCGACCGAGAAGATCATGGTGCTGAACACGGACCTGAAGGAGATCATGATGGACCACGCGTTGCGGACGATCTCGTACATCGCGGACATTGGCGACCTGGTGGTGCTGATGGCGCGGAGACGGTTCGTGCCGCAGGACGCCGATCCCGGCGATCCGGCGTTGACCAGTTCGAACCCGCCACCGCCTACGCCTACGGCAGCAGACAACGGTGCAAGTCCGCCGAAAAGCAAGTCGTTGCCGCGGGGTAACCGAACGCCCAAGATGATCTGTCACGTGTTCGAGAGCGAGGAGGCCCAGTTCATCGCGCAATCGATCGGGCAGGCCTTCCAGGTGGCGTACATGGAATTTCTGAAGGCGAACGGAATTGAGGATCACAGCTTTATGAAGGAGATGGACTACCAGGAGGTGCTCAACAGTCAGGAGATCTTCGGCGATGAGCTGGAGATCTTCGCCAAGAAGGAGCTGCAGAAGGAGGTTGTGGTGCCGAAGGCGAAGGGAGAGATTCTCGGAGTTGTGATCGTGGAGTCGGGCTGGGGATCGATGCTGCCGACGGTGGTGATTGCGAATCTGGCCTCGTCGGGGGCGGCTGCCCGCTGCGGGCAGCTCAACATTGGCGATCAGATCATCGCGATCAACGGGCTGAGCTTGGTGGGTCTGCCGCTGTCGACGTGCCAGAGCTACATCAAGAACGCCAAGAATCAGACGGCGGTAAAGTTTACGGTGGTGCCGTGTGCGCCGGTGGTGGAGGTTCGGATCAAGCGGCCGAACACCAAGTACCAGCTGGGCTTCAGCGTGCAGAACGGAGTG ATCTGCAGTTTGCTGCGCGGAGGAATCGCCGAACGGGGTGGAGTGCGCGTTGGCCACCGGATCATCGAAATCAACAACCAAAGTGTAGTGGCGGTTCCGCACGAAAAGATCGTCAACCTGCTGGCGACGTCGGTGGGCGAG ATTCACATGAAAACAATGCCGACGTCGATGTTCCGGTTGCTAACAGGCCAGGAGAATCCGATTTACATCTAA